In the Roseibium sp. HPY-6 genome, one interval contains:
- a CDS encoding TRAP transporter large permease, giving the protein MLEGLLGFAAVLVLVMLRIPIAFAMGFVGMIGFMLETSYRASISMAARLIIDTSQDYGLSVVPLFILMGLFVNKAGISRELYAASNAFLGHLRGGLAMATIVACGGFAAISGSSLATAATMSKVAMPEMRRFNYSDKLSTASIAAGGTLGILIPPSVILVIYGLLTETSIGKLFVAGVIPGVIGILLYLVAVKFTVWRDPDAGPAGPRATTSQKLAALKDVWAVLLLFFLVIGGLYGLFDVPPLNLSFSPTEAAGMGAMGAFLIAIARRRLSMSATLEALRETAMTSAGLFAVLIGAWIFSNFVNVAGLPAALSDLVTAYDLAPWVVMCIILLIYIVLGCVFESLSMLLLTVPIFFPIVTGLGYDPIWFGIIVVVVTEISLITPPVGLNVFVLRAVVGDVPTATIFKGVTPFWAVDIIRLLMLLLLPALVLFLPNQM; this is encoded by the coding sequence ATGCTTGAAGGTCTCCTCGGGTTCGCAGCGGTCCTTGTTCTTGTCATGCTGCGCATTCCCATCGCCTTTGCGATGGGCTTTGTCGGCATGATCGGCTTCATGCTCGAAACCAGCTACAGGGCGTCGATTTCGATGGCGGCGCGCCTGATCATCGACACGTCTCAGGATTACGGCCTTTCGGTCGTGCCGCTCTTCATCCTGATGGGTCTCTTCGTCAACAAGGCGGGTATCAGCCGGGAACTCTATGCCGCGTCCAATGCCTTTCTCGGACACCTCAGGGGCGGATTGGCCATGGCGACAATCGTTGCCTGCGGAGGCTTTGCAGCGATTTCGGGATCTTCGCTCGCAACAGCCGCGACCATGTCGAAAGTCGCCATGCCGGAGATGCGTCGCTTCAATTACAGCGACAAGCTGTCAACCGCATCGATTGCTGCTGGCGGAACACTCGGCATCCTGATACCGCCCTCCGTCATTCTTGTGATTTACGGCCTGCTGACTGAAACATCGATCGGCAAACTCTTCGTGGCCGGCGTCATTCCGGGCGTCATCGGAATTCTTCTTTATCTCGTGGCCGTCAAGTTCACGGTTTGGCGTGATCCGGACGCAGGTCCCGCCGGCCCGCGCGCGACGACGTCGCAAAAGCTGGCCGCGTTAAAGGACGTCTGGGCGGTCCTGCTTCTGTTCTTCCTCGTGATCGGTGGGCTCTATGGTCTGTTTGACGTGCCGCCGCTGAACCTGAGCTTCTCGCCGACGGAAGCAGCCGGCATGGGCGCGATGGGGGCATTCCTGATCGCAATCGCGCGCCGTCGCCTGTCGATGTCGGCGACATTGGAAGCGCTTCGCGAAACCGCCATGACGTCGGCAGGTCTCTTTGCCGTTCTGATCGGTGCCTGGATCTTTTCGAACTTTGTCAATGTCGCCGGTCTTCCGGCCGCGCTCAGCGACCTGGTGACGGCCTACGACCTGGCCCCGTGGGTGGTCATGTGCATCATTTTGCTGATCTACATCGTGCTCGGCTGCGTGTTCGAAAGCCTTTCCATGTTGCTTCTGACCGTGCCGATCTTCTTCCCGATCGTAACGGGGCTCGGCTACGATCCGATCTGGTTCGGCATCATCGTCGTTGTCGTGACCGAAATCAGCCTGATCACCCCGCCCGTCGGACTGAATGTCTTTGTCTTGCGGGCAGTCGTCGGGGATGTGCCGACAGCCACCATTTTCAAGGGTGTCACGCCGTTCTGGGCGGTCGACATCATCAGGCTGCTTATGCTGTTGCTCTTGCCTGCGCTGGTTCTGTTTTTGCCGAACCAGATGTAG
- a CDS encoding cyclodeaminase: MPEIRILTEVDLREIVKLDIEAVDCVERAFSLLAAGGVEMPPILSMLIPAFHGEVDVKTAYVPGIDSYAIKMASGFFDNPKQGLPSASGLMVLFSARTGFVEALLLDNGYLTDIRTAAAGAVAAKHLAPETARTACIVGAGAQAKLQLQALCLVRSIEKVSFWARDISKAQSAADEMADVLGIQASSASQLEQAVREADVIVTTTPSAEPLINADWLRPGHHVTAMGSDQEHKLELEPACLAAADLYVPDRQSQTAILGELHHAIAAGIIDNNRRFDELGDIVAGKAKGRGDAKQITICDLTGTGIQDTAIATFARQRAEASGAGTQIES, translated from the coding sequence TTGCCCGAGATCAGGATACTCACCGAGGTCGACCTGCGAGAAATCGTCAAGCTGGATATCGAGGCCGTCGACTGCGTCGAGCGCGCTTTCTCGCTTCTGGCAGCTGGAGGTGTCGAGATGCCGCCGATCCTTTCCATGCTGATCCCTGCGTTTCACGGCGAAGTCGACGTCAAGACCGCCTATGTGCCAGGAATTGACAGCTATGCGATCAAGATGGCGTCCGGGTTCTTCGACAACCCGAAACAGGGTCTTCCGAGCGCATCGGGACTGATGGTCCTGTTCTCAGCGCGCACTGGTTTCGTTGAAGCGCTGCTCCTGGACAATGGCTATCTGACGGACATCCGAACCGCGGCTGCCGGCGCGGTGGCTGCAAAGCACCTGGCGCCCGAAACCGCCAGAACGGCTTGTATTGTCGGCGCGGGCGCACAGGCAAAACTTCAGCTTCAGGCCCTGTGCCTTGTGCGGTCCATCGAGAAAGTCTCCTTCTGGGCAAGGGACATCTCGAAAGCGCAGTCGGCTGCCGATGAGATGGCCGACGTCCTTGGCATTCAGGCGAGTAGCGCATCACAGCTAGAGCAGGCGGTCCGTGAAGCCGATGTCATTGTCACCACGACACCAAGTGCGGAGCCGCTGATCAACGCGGACTGGCTGCGCCCCGGACATCACGTTACGGCGATGGGGTCGGATCAGGAGCACAAGCTGGAACTGGAGCCTGCCTGTCTCGCGGCGGCCGATCTCTATGTTCCCGACCGGCAATCGCAAACGGCAATTCTCGGAGAACTGCATCACGCCATCGCTGCCGGGATCATAGACAACAATCGCCGGTTTGATGAACTCGGTGACATCGTCGCGGGCAAGGCAAAAGGCCGCGGCGATGCAAAGCAGATCACGATCTGCGACCTGACGGGAACGGGCATACAGGATACGGCCATCGCGACCTTTGCACGTCAGCGCGCAGAAGCCTCGGGCGCCGGAACACAAATTGAGTCCTGA
- the doeB gene encoding N(2)-acetyl-L-2,4-diaminobutanoate deacetylase DoeB — protein MTMPGNPIVPTIPLDQDGIHHGFLRLPYSRDDSAWGSVMIPITVIRNGEGPTALLTGGNHGDEYEGPVVLQDLALNLSPDDVTGRVIIVPALNYPAFRAGTRTSPIDKGNMNRSFPGRPDGSVTQKIAHYFDSVLIPQADIVLDFHSGGKTLDFVPFASAHVLDDKAQQEACIAAARAFNAPYTAIMLEIDNVGMYDTAVEEKGKVFVTTELGGGGTATAQSIAIAKKGVRNVLRHAGILSGTIELGPSISLDMPDGDCFVFCESQGMVEPVVDLGDEVAAGDLVARIWSTERTGLAPEEYRTKRAGLLMARHFPGLIKSGDCLAVVAVVV, from the coding sequence ATGACCATGCCCGGCAATCCGATCGTTCCGACCATTCCGCTGGATCAAGACGGCATCCATCATGGATTTTTGCGCCTGCCTTACAGTCGCGACGATTCTGCCTGGGGATCGGTGATGATCCCGATCACGGTGATCCGGAACGGCGAAGGGCCCACGGCCCTTTTGACCGGAGGTAATCACGGCGACGAATACGAAGGTCCCGTCGTCCTCCAGGATCTCGCGCTGAACCTCTCTCCAGATGATGTCACTGGGCGGGTCATCATCGTGCCGGCGCTGAATTACCCTGCCTTTCGTGCCGGGACGCGAACGTCGCCAATCGACAAGGGAAACATGAACCGTTCGTTTCCCGGTCGGCCGGACGGGAGCGTCACGCAGAAGATCGCGCACTATTTTGACAGTGTCCTGATCCCGCAGGCAGATATCGTTCTTGACTTTCATTCCGGCGGAAAAACGCTGGATTTCGTCCCCTTCGCTTCTGCACATGTCCTTGACGACAAAGCTCAGCAGGAGGCCTGCATTGCTGCGGCACGGGCGTTCAACGCGCCTTACACCGCGATTATGCTCGAAATCGACAATGTTGGCATGTATGACACTGCGGTCGAGGAAAAGGGCAAGGTTTTCGTCACCACAGAACTCGGTGGCGGTGGCACGGCGACCGCGCAGTCAATCGCGATTGCCAAGAAAGGTGTTCGCAATGTTCTCCGCCATGCAGGCATTCTGTCAGGCACGATCGAACTAGGACCGTCGATCTCGCTTGACATGCCGGACGGCGATTGTTTCGTGTTCTGTGAAAGCCAAGGCATGGTCGAACCGGTCGTGGATCTCGGTGACGAAGTGGCAGCTGGCGATCTTGTCGCCAGGATCTGGTCGACGGAAAGAACCGGGCTGGCACCTGAAGAATACCGGACGAAACGTGCAGGACTTCTGATGGCGCGCCATTTTCCCGGTCTCATCAAGTCGGGAGATTGCCTCGCGGTGGTGGCTGTCGTCGTGTAG
- a CDS encoding TRAP transporter small permease subunit, translated as MSNLLKLAGRLPAMLASFALFVLMVMTFCDVILRSVFNAPIEVAADMTRLLMAIMVFSVLPVVSAQGGHISVDLLDGFFKRNHLARWRDAFTNLFCGIILIWPALRVFVLAERSRSYGDLMEYLRLPLHYVGWFIAAVTAITSVVLIVRGLGYLFTPKLMSAPDA; from the coding sequence GTGTCGAACCTGTTGAAGCTGGCGGGGCGCCTGCCGGCAATGCTCGCCTCGTTTGCCCTTTTTGTACTCATGGTGATGACTTTCTGCGACGTCATCCTGCGCTCGGTGTTTAATGCACCGATCGAAGTGGCGGCTGATATGACACGGCTTTTGATGGCGATCATGGTGTTCTCCGTTCTGCCCGTTGTCTCGGCTCAGGGCGGCCATATCAGCGTCGACCTGCTCGACGGGTTCTTCAAGCGAAACCACCTGGCGCGCTGGCGCGATGCCTTCACCAACCTCTTTTGCGGCATAATCCTGATCTGGCCTGCCTTACGTGTCTTTGTGCTTGCCGAGCGCAGCAGATCCTACGGCGATCTGATGGAATACCTTCGTTTGCCCTTGCATTACGTGGGCTGGTTCATAGCCGCCGTCACCGCTATCACGTCCGTCGTTCTGATTGTCCGGGGCCTCGGCTATCTCTTCACTCCGAAACTGATGAGCGCGCCGGATGCTTGA
- the eutB gene encoding hydroxyectoine utilization dehydratase EutB: protein MNKHALHFSPDDIARARRRIAGKVLRTPLVQSQALSEASGVPVHLKLEQLQTTGSFKLRGATNAVLALDETSRANGVVGVSTGNHGRGLAYAAREAGIKCIICMSCLVPQNKIDGIRAQGAEVRIVGSSQDEAQLEVDRLVAEGGMTLIPPFDHADIIAGQGTVGLEILEDVPEVGTILVPLSGGGLISGVAAGIKAAKPDARIIGVSMECGAAMAASLDAGHPVQVPEQPTLADSLGGGIGLDNKFTFSITRSLVDQTVLLSETEIADGMRHAYWEERQVVEGSGAVGVAAILSKKAILSGPVVVLLTGCNIDMNMHRRIICRETLDLMHEGEG from the coding sequence ATGAACAAACATGCCCTCCATTTCAGTCCTGATGACATCGCGCGCGCCCGGCGTCGGATTGCAGGCAAGGTGCTTAGAACGCCGTTGGTACAGTCGCAGGCCTTGAGCGAGGCGAGCGGGGTTCCGGTCCATTTGAAGCTGGAGCAACTGCAGACGACCGGCAGCTTCAAGCTGCGCGGTGCGACCAACGCGGTTCTGGCTCTTGATGAAACGTCCAGGGCAAATGGGGTCGTTGGCGTCTCGACCGGCAACCATGGGCGAGGACTTGCCTACGCGGCGCGGGAGGCGGGGATCAAATGCATTATTTGCATGTCCTGCCTTGTGCCGCAGAACAAGATCGATGGCATAAGGGCGCAGGGAGCGGAAGTGCGGATCGTCGGGTCCTCTCAGGATGAAGCCCAGCTTGAAGTCGACAGATTGGTCGCTGAAGGAGGGATGACACTGATCCCCCCGTTTGATCATGCGGATATCATTGCCGGACAGGGAACTGTGGGCCTCGAAATCCTGGAAGATGTTCCGGAAGTCGGAACCATACTTGTGCCGCTTTCCGGTGGCGGGCTCATATCCGGGGTCGCCGCCGGCATAAAGGCTGCCAAACCGGACGCGAGGATCATCGGTGTCTCCATGGAGTGCGGTGCGGCGATGGCCGCCTCACTGGACGCAGGGCACCCTGTTCAGGTGCCGGAGCAGCCGACGCTGGCAGACTCGCTTGGCGGGGGCATCGGTCTCGATAATAAATTCACGTTCAGCATCACACGAAGCCTCGTCGATCAGACCGTACTTCTGAGCGAAACGGAAATCGCCGACGGCATGCGGCATGCCTACTGGGAGGAACGGCAGGTAGTTGAGGGGTCTGGCGCGGTTGGCGTTGCCGCAATTCTGTCGAAGAAGGCAATCCTGTCGGGCCCTGTCGTCGTTCTGCTGACCGGCTGCAATATCGACATGAACATGCACAGGCGCATCATCTGCAGGGAAACTTTGGATCTGATGCACGAAGGGGAGGGCTAA
- the doeA gene encoding ectoine hydrolase DoeA (DoeA (degradation of ectoine A) is also called EutD (ectoine utilization D).), whose product MIEPTLHFTRDEYRTRIGKTRKAMEKAGVDLIIVSDPSNMAWLTGYDGWSFYVHQAVLLGLDGDPIWFGRGQDAQGALRTCFMHPDNIIGYPDNYVQSTECHPMDFLSVWIADWGLPSARIGVEMDNYWFTAKSFASLQKHLPNAVFRDITALVNWQRAVKSGQELAYMRTAGKLVEKIHARILEKTEPGLRKCDLVADIYDAGLRYDDALEAGGDYPAIVPLLPSGSDAAAPHLTWDGRPMKSGEGTFFEVAGAYRRYHCPLSRTLFLGKPTQTFLDAEKAVLEGMEAGLEAARAGNLCEDIAHAFFTVLKKYGITKDNRTGYPIGISYPPDWGERTMSLRSGDRTVLQENMTFHFMTGLWMEDWGFEITESIVIRDGAPECLANVPRKLFVKE is encoded by the coding sequence ATGATCGAACCGACGTTGCATTTCACCAGGGACGAATACCGGACAAGGATCGGCAAGACCCGAAAGGCGATGGAAAAGGCCGGGGTGGACCTGATCATCGTTTCAGATCCCTCAAATATGGCCTGGCTGACCGGGTATGACGGCTGGTCGTTCTACGTGCACCAGGCAGTCCTGTTGGGACTGGACGGAGACCCGATCTGGTTCGGACGTGGGCAGGATGCGCAGGGCGCGCTCCGAACCTGTTTCATGCATCCCGACAACATCATCGGCTACCCGGACAACTACGTTCAATCGACGGAGTGCCATCCGATGGATTTTCTGTCGGTCTGGATCGCTGACTGGGGATTGCCGTCTGCGCGGATCGGCGTTGAGATGGACAATTACTGGTTTACCGCCAAGAGTTTTGCCTCACTGCAAAAGCATCTGCCGAATGCGGTATTCCGGGACATCACCGCGCTTGTGAACTGGCAGAGGGCTGTGAAATCGGGGCAGGAACTTGCTTACATGCGCACAGCCGGAAAGCTGGTTGAAAAAATCCACGCGCGCATTCTGGAAAAGACGGAGCCCGGTCTTCGCAAGTGTGACCTCGTCGCGGATATCTACGACGCCGGATTGAGATATGACGACGCCCTGGAGGCAGGCGGGGATTATCCCGCCATTGTCCCGCTGCTGCCATCCGGAAGCGACGCGGCAGCGCCTCACCTGACCTGGGACGGTAGGCCGATGAAATCCGGAGAAGGCACGTTTTTCGAAGTGGCTGGGGCCTATCGGCGATATCACTGCCCGCTCTCCAGGACACTCTTTCTCGGAAAGCCGACGCAGACCTTCCTCGACGCTGAAAAGGCCGTTCTGGAAGGCATGGAGGCAGGGCTTGAAGCGGCCCGCGCAGGTAATCTGTGCGAGGACATAGCCCACGCGTTTTTCACCGTCTTGAAGAAATACGGTATCACCAAGGACAACCGGACCGGTTATCCGATCGGCATTTCCTATCCGCCTGATTGGGGCGAACGCACGATGTCGCTGCGCAGCGGTGACCGAACCGTCCTGCAGGAAAACATGACGTTTCATTTCATGACCGGTCTCTGGATGGAGGACTGGGGTTTTGAAATCACCGAAAGCATTGTCATTCGGGATGGTGCGCCCGAATGCCTGGCCAACGTTCCCCGCAAGCTGTTCGTGAAGGAATGA